One window of the Staphylococcus equorum genome contains the following:
- the argF gene encoding ornithine carbamoyltransferase, translated as MGLNTTALNKLQVFKGEHFLKTCDFSAEELNTLIDFTGELKEKKKRGIPHPYLKGKNLALLFEKPSTRTRSAFSVAAYDLGAYPEYFGQGDIHLGVKESTADTAKVLGRMYDGIEFRGYHQKDIESLAKNANVPVWNGLTNEWHPTQMIADFFTLKENWGTLEGKTLTYVGDARNNVAHDLLITGAILGVNVHIAAPKSLQPDEAIQKLAKDYAAQSQSEILITDDVNQAIYQTDAIYTDVWLSMGEDQSVLETRINELLPYQVNESMLLNTMNPEAIVLHCLPAFHDLNTEVGQQIYEKYGLSEMEITDDVFQGEHAVIFDQAENRLHSIKAIMSVTLGDIF; from the coding sequence ATGGGGTTGAACACAACAGCTTTAAATAAGTTACAAGTTTTTAAAGGGGAACACTTTTTGAAAACATGCGATTTTTCAGCAGAAGAATTGAATACATTGATAGATTTTACTGGAGAGTTAAAGGAAAAGAAAAAACGTGGGATCCCTCATCCTTATTTAAAAGGAAAGAATTTAGCGTTACTCTTTGAAAAACCCTCTACAAGAACACGTTCGGCATTTAGTGTTGCCGCGTATGATTTGGGCGCATACCCAGAGTATTTCGGCCAAGGAGATATTCATTTAGGTGTGAAAGAATCTACAGCTGATACTGCAAAAGTATTAGGACGTATGTATGATGGTATTGAATTTAGAGGTTATCATCAAAAAGATATAGAATCTTTAGCTAAAAATGCCAATGTACCAGTTTGGAATGGCTTGACGAATGAGTGGCATCCAACGCAAATGATTGCGGATTTCTTTACATTAAAAGAAAATTGGGGAACTTTAGAAGGCAAAACATTAACTTATGTAGGTGATGCTAGAAATAATGTAGCACATGATTTACTTATTACTGGAGCAATATTAGGTGTTAACGTACATATTGCTGCACCTAAATCTTTACAACCTGATGAAGCAATTCAAAAGTTAGCTAAGGATTATGCTGCACAATCTCAGAGTGAAATTTTAATTACGGATGACGTGAATCAAGCGATTTATCAAACAGATGCTATTTATACAGATGTATGGTTATCAATGGGTGAAGATCAATCTGTTTTGGAAACACGTATTAATGAGTTATTACCTTATCAAGTCAATGAATCGATGCTACTGAATACAATGAATCCTGAGGCAATCGTCTTACATTGTTTGCCAGCATTTCATGATTTAAATACTGAAGTAGGACAACAGATTTATGAAAAATATGGCTTGTCTGAAATGGAAATTACGGATGACGTATTTCAAGGTGAGCACGCTGTGATATTTGATCAAGCTGAAAATAGATTACATTCTATAAAAGCGATTATGTCAGTGACACTAGGCGATATATTTTAA
- a CDS encoding MFS transporter: protein MNKKLTKMGMPPTLLWGYIGVLIFMMGDGLELAWISPYLHDHGLSVQQTAILTTCYGVTIAIGSWFSGVLVEIIGPRKVMLLGTGLYIVGHIIFVGFAIPTINYELMIPSYAIRGFGYPLFAYSFLVWVAYRSPQKRLGAAVGWFWFVFTGGLSVLGSFYSSFAIQWFGHVFTLWTAIIWVLIGTFLAVFVNRDQFEIEDKGHGVKEHVKEMGAGITILKREPRVAVACIVRIINQAAQYAFPLFLPIYLSSKGIATTTWLNIWGTIFIANIIFNLIFGALSDKIGWKNTISYIGGVGCAVFTLGLYFVPELFTGNVFVVGTVGFLWGMCLAGFVPISALVPSLVGDGDKGPAMAILNLGAGLCVFAGPGLVALFYDSIGVKGMMYLIFGLYVASAIMARFLKTPEERAKLSKKEAT from the coding sequence ATATTTATGATGGGGGATGGATTAGAACTTGCATGGATTAGTCCTTATCTTCATGATCATGGCTTATCCGTTCAACAAACTGCAATTTTAACGACTTGTTATGGTGTGACGATTGCAATTGGATCTTGGTTCTCTGGTGTTTTGGTCGAAATTATCGGACCGCGTAAAGTTATGTTATTAGGCACAGGTTTATATATTGTTGGTCATATTATATTTGTAGGATTTGCGATACCTACGATAAATTATGAATTAATGATTCCATCGTATGCTATTCGAGGATTTGGTTATCCATTGTTTGCTTATTCATTTTTAGTGTGGGTGGCTTACCGTTCACCTCAAAAACGATTAGGTGCCGCAGTAGGTTGGTTCTGGTTTGTATTTACAGGTGGTTTAAGTGTGCTTGGTTCATTCTATTCTTCATTTGCAATTCAATGGTTTGGTCATGTGTTCACTTTATGGACAGCCATTATATGGGTACTTATCGGAACATTTTTAGCTGTATTTGTAAACAGAGATCAATTTGAAATAGAAGATAAAGGGCATGGTGTTAAAGAACATGTAAAAGAAATGGGCGCTGGAATTACGATATTAAAAAGAGAGCCACGTGTTGCAGTGGCATGTATCGTAAGAATAATTAATCAAGCGGCACAATATGCATTTCCATTGTTCTTACCAATATATTTATCATCCAAAGGTATTGCAACGACGACTTGGCTCAATATTTGGGGAACAATTTTTATCGCAAATATTATATTTAATTTAATATTCGGTGCGTTGAGTGACAAAATTGGTTGGAAGAATACAATCTCATACATCGGTGGTGTTGGTTGTGCTGTATTTACATTAGGATTATATTTTGTACCAGAATTATTTACAGGTAATGTATTTGTCGTTGGTACTGTAGGATTTTTATGGGGTATGTGTTTAGCAGGATTTGTTCCAATTTCTGCGCTTGTACCTTCTCTTGTAGGTGATGGCGATAAAGGACCAGCGATGGCTATATTAAACTTAGGCGCAGGGCTATGTGTATTTGCTGGACCTGGGTTAGTAGCATTATTCTACGATAGTATTGGTGTAAAAGGAATGATGTACTTAATCTTTGGATTATATGTGGCAAGTGCAATTATGGCACGTTTCTTAAAAACACCTGAAGAACGTGCAAAACTTAGTAAGAAAGAAGCAACATAA